The nucleotide window CGAAGGAACGGGGTACCGGCCCATGTCCGTCGAGGCCCGAACCCTGGGGAGGTGAGACAATGATCAGTTACGAGAAGGCGCTGGAGATGGTGCTCGACCACGTTAGCGCGCTCAGGCCGGAAAGACGGGCCATCCTCGAAAGCGCGGGTCAGGTGGCGGCGCAGGATGTCCTTTCCGATATCGATCTGCCCCCGGCCGACATAGCGGGACCGGACGGGTATGCCGTCAGGTGCTCCGACCTCCTGACGGCGGGCAGGGATACCCCTGTCACCCTCGGCATCATCGGCACCGCCCGAGCGGGACGGTCGACGAAGAGAACCGTCAGGCCGGGAACCGCCATCCGGATCATGGCAGGTTCCCTGGTTCCCGAAGGGGCCGACTGCGTCGTCCCTTTCGAGGACACGGATGAACCCGGAGACAAGAACGGGCCGAACCGGGAAAATCCGTCGACGGTCAATGTCTTCTCCGCCGCGGAGAGAGGGACCGGCATCCGCCGCGCGGGAAGCAACGTGAAGAAGGGGACCGTGGCGGTGTTGAGGGGAATGGCTCTCGGGCCCGCGCAGGTCTCGGCGCTCCTTTCAATAGGGCAGACGAGGGTCACCGTGATCAGACGTCCCGTGGTAACGATAATAGCCACGGGTGATGAACTGGTCGATCCGGAAAAGCAATTGTCTCCCGGAAAGACATACAATTCCAACGCCGCTGCGATCGCCTCCCTTGTCGGCCACTATGGCGGGATTGCAAGGATCCTTGGCGTTGCGCGCGACAATGAGTCATCCGTCCTGGAGAAGTTCCGAAAGGGGCTCGATTCCGATGCGATCATCACGAGCGGCGGTATTTCCCATGGCGACTTCGACCTTGTTCGCCTCATCCTCGGGAGGATCGGGAGGATCCTCTTTTCTCAGATCAACATGGGTCCGGGCGCCGGCGCCGTCTTCGCCCTCATCAACAGACCTCCCGCGAGGGCCAAAAGCGGTGAGATCCCGGTATTTGCCCTTTCGGGCTCTCCAGCGGGCTGCCTCATCAATTTCGAGACCCTCGTTAGACCCGCTCTTCTCAAGATGCAGGGGCTCGCCCGGTTAAGCCACCCTTGCGTGGAGGCGACAGCCGCCAATTCGGCGGTCAACAGGAAGGGCATGCCCTGCGTAAGATGGACATATCTCGAGGAAAGGGACGGGAAATACAGGGCCGTGATCAACGCGGGGGGCAACAAGGCAAACCTGACATCGATCGCGATGGCCAATTCGCTGACGATCCTCCCCGAGGAATCGACGATAAGGGAGGGAGATGCCGTGCGGGTCCTGCCCCTCGACTGGGGCCGGTACCGGCCCGGACCCTGCGCGTGAAGGATGGTTGCCGTGATGACATACAAAAAACGCTGGACAGCTGGTCACACCCCTTCCCTGCCAGATCTGCTTCTCGGGGTCGCATGTTCGCTCATGGTAGCCGCGCTGACGATATTTTTGCCAGCTGGCGGGCTGCAGGCGAGAGAACTTATCGACATATTCGGCAGGAAGGTCATCGTGCCCGACCACATACGGCGAGCCTACGCGACATCACCGCCGGCCACGTACATGCTGTATGCCATGGACCCCGGCGTCCTCGCGGGCTTGAACACACCCGTCAGGGAATGGGAAAAAAGGTACCTCAGGAAGGACATGCAGCAGCTTCCCGTGCTCGGGGGATGGTTCGGGCAGGGCAATGTGCCGAATATCGAAATGGTCCTGAAGGTGAATCCCGAGATCATCATTGCAACGAGCCTCAGTTCCTTCGTCGACGCAAGGACGAACAAGACACTGAGGGGCGTTCCCATACCGGCCGTGAGCGTGAAAATGGAAAGACTCTCCGATTATCCCCAGGCCTTCACTCTCCTTGGTGAGGCCCTCGGCCGCCGGGGACGCGCGCGCGAGTTGAGCGAATATGCCCGGAAGACGATCGCGAGGATGTCGGCGACCGTTCAGGCCATACCGCCGCGACAGAGGGTAACGGTCTACTATGCCGAGGGGGAGGACGGGCTCAGCACCGAGTGCCACGGATCCATGCACGTCGAGCTCATAGGGCTGGCCGGCGGTCGCAACGTTCACCGCTGCCCGTCAAAGGATGTTTACGGCATGGAGAAGGTCTCCATGGAACAGGTGATGCTCTATGACCCGGAGGTCATCCTCGTCTTCGAGCCTCTCTTCTTCAAGACCGTCTTCTCCGATCCCAGGTGGAGCCAGGTAAGGGCGGTAAAGGAACGGAAGGTCTATCTCATACCGAGACAGCCTTTCAACTGGTTCGACCGCCCTCCCTCCTTCATGCGCCTTATCGGCCTCAAATGGCTGACGAACCTTCTCCATCCAGACCTGTACCGAGTTGATATCATAAAGGAAACACGGGACTTCTTCCGTCTCTTTCTCGGTATCGATCTCTCCCGCAAGGAGGCCCTGGAGCTAATACACCCCCCGGAAAATGTCTCAGGGCGATGAGCGTGGGTCTAGAAAAAAATGCTTGACATCGTTATTACCGTATGTATATAACACTATATGATCGTTGAAAGACATATCCATTATGTCCGGGAATCCGGAAGACAACAGGCAAGCGCGGGTACACCGGATGATATGACGGGAACCAACCTTCAAAGGAGGTTCATCCCTTTATAACGCTACTCCTCTCATAATCCTTTCTATTGGGGATGTGGTCGCCGCGTGCATATGGCCGGGCGGCCATATCTCTTTTTGGGCGCACTCTTCGTTCACCGACCGGTGGACGTGTCATCGGTCTGTCAGCATCCGGGCTCACCGGGATGACCGCAGCACCCGCGCATCGTGATGATCTTTTTCGTGTTGTTGCGCAGGAGGAGCCACACCTTTCGCCACAGGGGCATGTCGGCGTGAAGGTTCGTCAGGAAGGCCCGCGCGCTCGGCCTCCCGTGATCGTGGTCGTGGCCCTTCACGGCTTACGTCTTATCGCCGATGAGCGGCAGGGTCCTGTCGATGTGGAAGTACACGACGAAACGTTTCTCGCCCTTCTGTTCCTCCGGGATCCTGTATGTCTTGCGCCAGCGGAACTGCTCGATCTTCGCGGGATCCGACTCTTCACGGATCTTCGTCAAATAGAGACGCTTCCCCACGAAGGCGTTCTCCTTTGCCTCCGCGAAGATGTAGGCGGCATGGGGGTTCGACTGGAGGTTGGCGTGTGTCAGCCGGTCCGTCATTATCCACACCGCGGTCTCCTCGTCGACGAAATGGGGGCGGGAATAGACCGCCGCGTCAACGATGCCCTTGGCGTCCGCCGTGGCAAGAACGCCCCTTCCCAAAGTGTTCTCAAAGTATTCGCTGAGCTTCATGGGTCCTCCTCTCTTTCGTTACTGCCTGTTTTCCCATTATAGCAAAGAACCGGCTCTTTGGTATAGAATTACAGGAGGGACAGATGGACGTATTGCCGCAAAGGATCGAATGCATCAGGGATGGGCTGCCGGGCCGGGGGCCCGTGGCGTACTGGATGAGCCGCGACCAGCGGACCGCGGACAACTGGGCGCTCCTCTTCGCGCAGGAGACGGCCCTCGCGCACGCCCTTCCCCTCGTCGTCGTGTTCTGTCTCTCCGATTCCTTCCCCGGGGCGACACTGAGACAATACGGTTTCATGCTCCGCGGCCTCGAGAAGGTCTCCAACCGCCTCCGCGAGCTGTCCATCCCTTTCTTTCTCCTGACCGGAGAGCCGGCCGACACCCTGCCGGGATTCATCGAGCGCTACGGCATTTCTTTTCTCGTTGTCGATTTCGATCCTCTTCGTATCAAGAAGCAATGGAAAAAGGCAGTGGTTCCAAGGACGAGGGTCCCCGTGTACGAGGTCGACGCCCACAACATCGTTCCCTGCCGTGCGGCCTCTGATAAGCGCGAATATGGCGCCCACACCATAAGGAAAAAGATACGGCGGCTCCTGCCGGTCTTTCTGGACGACATGCCCGTTCTTCAAAGACACCCCTGGGACTCGGGGCTCACGGGAAGCACTGTTGATGCGGAAACCCTGCTTGAGACCGTAAGGACCGACCGCTCGGTGGAAGAGGTCGATCGGGTTCTGCCGGGGGAAGACGAGGCACGCATCGTGCTGCGGTCTTTCATCGAGGAGAGGCTCGACCGATACGAGAGCGAAAGGAACGACCCTGTCAGGGACTGCCAGTCCAACCTCTCACCCTATCTTCACTTCGGACAGATATCGGCCCAGCGGGTGGCGCTCGAGGTCAGGGACTGCCCCGCCTCTATCCGGGCGAAGGATGCATTCCTCGAGGAGCACATCGTTCGCAGGGAACTTGCCGACAACTACTGCCATTACACCCCCGACTACGACAGCTTCGACGCCTTTCCCGAATGGGCAAAGAAGACCCTCGACGACCACAGGACCGACAGACGACCTTATCTCTATTCCCTGCGGGAACTCGAGATGGGGCATACCCATGACGAGCTCTGGAACGCCGCCCAGGCACAGATGGCAAGGGCGGGAAAGATGCATGGCTATCTGAGGATGTACTGGGCGAAGAAGATACTGGAATGGACGGCCTCCCCTGAAGAGGCAATGTCGGCGGCGGTCTATCTCAACGACCGGTATGAACTTGACGGTCGCGACCCGAACGGGTACACGGGCATCGCCTGGAGCATCGGCGCGGTGCACGACAGGCCCTGGGGTGAACGGAATGTCTTTGGAAAAATCCGGTACATGAGTTATAATGGGTGCGCGTCGAAATTCAACGTGAAACGCTACATAGAGACGGTCAAGTCCGGCACCCGGGGCTAAAAAGGGAGGGAGCAGGATATGGCGGGGAAGATATCCATACCGAGCACGACACGGAAAGGCGCCGCGGATGTGACACGGCGGCTCAAGGCCTTCGACAGGAAGGAGTCCTTCGCGGTCCTGGCAACGGATGACCGGGGGAAACCCTACACGTCCCTCATCTCCTTTGCCCTGACACCCGACCTCAGGCAGGTCATTTTCGCAACACCGAAGGGCACCCGGAAGTTCAAAAACCTCACGGGTACGAGGGATGTGGCCCTTTTGATCGACAACCGCTCCGATCAGAGGAAGGGCTTCGTTGAGACACAGGCCATCACCATCATCGGCACGGCACGGTCTGTCCGCCGCGGCAGGGGATGGCTGGAATACGCGGGAGTATTCCTGAAGAAGCATCCCGAACTGGAGGAATTCCTGAACGCTTCCACGACGGCGCTCGTCGTTGTCGACATCACGAGCTGCGTCCACGTGGGTCACTTTCAGACCGTCACCGTGGCAGACTGGGCAAGCAAGGAGAGCTAAAGGACCATGTGGAACTGGAAACCATTCTTTGAGGACGAAAGCATCAGCGTCTTTTGCGACCTGGACCAGATCATTGACACCGAAGCCGACGAGAACGGCCTCTACGCCTCACCGGACTGTTACCGTCCACTGCCCCTTCGCTTCGGCGTGTTCCTGTCCATCGTCCTCAAGAAGAAGGATGATATGGGGCGGTACTTCGAGGAGCGCAAGGCTCGCTCCCTTCCCCTCAAGGGATACAGGTCCTACCGGTATTCCCTCTGTCTCGCGGAGATAGACATCCGAAACATGCGCTGCCGCGTCCTGCCCGCGGGCGATTATGACTCAAAGGACCGTGAACTCGGCGACACCTGCATCATAACGGACATCACCCCGCCGATCCTCCCCGGCATAAACGACGAATGGAAACCCATACGCTCAAAACGCTCCCACCCCATGATCCGCGCCCTGGCGAAGATGTTCTTCCCGAAAGAATAAAGGCGGCCTCTCGCCCGTTCGTTCCTCACTCAAGCCCGCAGAGATCGCAGAGAAAAGATTCGGCCGGATTTCGGAGCCTTCCAAAATCCGGCCGACTTTGCATCCCGCTTCGCGGGAGGGAAAAAAGAGGATTCTTTTCGGGTGGTACTGATGCGGGAGGGGAGACAGGAAGGTCTGGCGGGTGAGGTAGTATCGGGGTTGGAGCATGGAGGACATATTAGGACCCATAGGACTCATGACTACAGCGGGGATGAGGGGGAGAGGTAGTTTAAAAATCAAGGATACTCTTTTCTCTCCCGCCGGGACGGCGGGACGAGAAGGCCGCCGGATTTTGGGAGGCTCCGAGATCCGGCGGCAGTCTTTTCTCTCTTTTCCGTCTCTCTTTGCGTCCTCTGCGGTCTTGAGAGAGGAGCGAACGCGACGAACGGGCGAGAGATAATGTCCTTGTTTTCAAATTGACATCATTCCTTCCGTCGGGTTATATAGTGGGCATGATCGAACGGTATACGCGGGAACGGATGGCTCGGGTCTGGACGGACGAGAACAAGTACCGCACGTGGCTCAACATAGAGGTCCTCATCTGCGAGGCGTACACGGAGCTCGGCCTCATCCCTGAAGAGGACATGAAGAACATCAGGGAGAAGGCCAACTTCGAGGTCGCCAGGGTGCTCGAGATCGAAGAGCGGACGCGCCACGATGTGGTGGCCTTCATCGAGAACGTCGCGGAGTACGTCGGGCCGTCTTCCAAGTATATCCACATGGGAGTCACCTCGTCGGACATACTGGACACGTCGTTCTCCTGCCTTCTCAACGAGGCGGCGGACATCCTCATCGAGGACGTGGTCGCGCTCATGGAGGTCCTCAAGGAGAAGGCATACGCCTGCAAGGACATGCCCGCCATCGGCAGGACCCATGGCATCCACGCCGAACCGGTCACTTTCGGTCTCAAAATAACCCATTTCTACGACGAGATGAAACGGAACCTGGAAAGGATGAGGACCGCGAAGGAACGCATCCGTCATGGGAAGATATCGGGCGCCGTCGGCACCTACGCGCATGTCCCGCCCTCCGTCGAAGAGCACGTGTGCGACAAGCTGGGGCTCAAGGTGTGCCCCATATCGTCGCAGATCATTCCCCGTGACTACTACGCGGAGTTCTTCACGGCCATAGCGCTCACGGGCTCCACCATCGAGCGGATGTCCATGGAGGTGCGCAACCTCCAGCGGACCGAGGTGGGCGAGGCCGAGGAGTTCTTCCGCAAGGGACAGACGGGCTCCTCCGCGATGCCCCACAAGAGGAACCCCATCGCTTCCGAGAACCTCTGCGGTATGGCGCGGCTCCTCCACGGCTTTGCCGTGACGGCGATGGAGAACATCCCCCTGTGGCACGAAAGGGACATCAGTCATTCATCGGCGGAGCGTGTCATGGCCCCCGACGCCACGATCGCTCTCGACTACATGCTTGAAAGGGTGAAGAACGTCTTCAAGAACCTCCTCGTCTACCCCGAGAAGATGCAGAAGAACCTCAACATCACCCGCGGTCTCTATCACTCGGAGGCGATACTCATCGCCCTCATCAGGAAAGGCCTCACGAGGCAGGAGGCATACAAGGTCACCCAGGGCGTGGCCATGCGCTGCTACGAGGGCGGCCTCGATTTCGTCACGGAATTGAAGAAAGACACCGAACTCGCCAAACACCTGTCAGCGAAAGAGATCGAAGAAACCTGCACCACCGAACATTACTTCCGCCACATCGAAACCATTTTCAAGAGAGTGTACGGGTAAAAGACGGTTAGAACCGTTGGCACCGTTAGAACAGTTGGAACCGTTGGAATCGAGAAGGCTTGCACCAACGAACACTACTTCCGACACAGACACCGTTTTTTGATGAAGACGGCTTGAACGGCTGTTGATAGGCCGCACAAACCGGATGGACAGTTTCCTCCTAACCCAACGTTCTTCCTAGATTCCGGCCTTCGCCGGAATGACGAGCGAACTGAAAAGGAAACGGACGTGTATCGGCAACCTGCTAAACGGTTCTAACGGCTCCAACGGTTCCAACGGCTCCAACGGTTTGCTTAACAAGCCGCTTTTACGTATCGTATGTGGAGATCGTAAAGGATGCCGTCGATGAGGCGATCTTCGTCGGGGTTCAGGTTGCCCCTGGTCTTTTCCTTCAAGATCTCTATGATCGTGATCGTCTGCTTCGCCAGGGGGAGGTTTGTATTCTTTTCGTTGCTGATCGGGTCCGGCAGTTCTCCGAGACAAACCATTGCCGATGTCGAGAGCGAGAGTATGAACGTGGAAAAGTTCAGTTCGGGAAAAAGATGCTCTTCCGCTGCCTCGCAGGTACCCACCTCGTCCTGCACCTTTTTCTTGATATCATCCAATTCCGCCATGTAAGCCCCCTATAGGAGAGTATCAAGCTTTACCGGGGCGAAGAAGAGACTGTCGTCCCTTTTCACCTGGTAAAGGATGTAGTTCCTCTTGAGTCCTTCTACCATGAAGGTGTCGAAATCCTTACGGTTCTTCACCGGATTGTTGTTGATCCTGACGATCACATCGCCCTTCTTCAAACCCGACCTCATGGCGATGCTCCCGGGGAAGACCTTCACCACCACCGCGCCGTCCCTGTCACGGAGACGGTATTTCAACCTGGGGTACCCCGATATGTCGGAGACCTTCATACCGCAGAGGATCTGGTCGACGGGTTGCGGCGAGTATTCCTCCACGTCGGCCGTGTCGATGGTGACCGTATATCTCTTGCCGCCGCGGGTGAGCCGGACCGGGAAGGTGTCCCGCGACTTCACGGAACGGATGGCGACCTGGATCTTCAGGGATTCCCGGATCACCCTCCTGTTGATCTCCGTGATCCTGTCCCCCACATTGAACCCGTATTTCGCTGCGGGACTCCCCGGTATGACACGCTCGACAAGAAGGTAGTTCTTCTTGTCCTCTTTCTGTCTCCCGATGAAAAGACCGAGAATGGGCCGCGTCAGCTTGCTCTCGGTGAATTCCGAAAGGATGGTCATCACATCATCCATGGGGATGGCAAACCCTATCCCTTTACCCTCGCCGTAAATGGCCGTAACGATGCCGATGGGGACACCGTCGACACCGAGAAGGGCGCCGCCGCTGTTACCGGGGTTGATCGCGGCATCCGTCTGGATGAGGTTGGCGTAGACCTTGTTGTCTATCCGCAGGTTACGCCCGAGGGCGCTTACGACCCCCAGGGAAACGGAGCTGGAAAGGCCGTAGGGGTTCCCGATGACTATGGCCCTCTCACCAACGCGGATCTTCCTTTCCCTGATCGTGAGATGGGGAAAATCCGTCTTATCGGACACTATTTTCAGAAGAGCGATATCGTATTCCGGATCACTGCCGAGCACGTAAGCCTCGTATTCCTTTCCGTTCATGAACTTGACCCTGATGTTTATCGCACGGGCTATGAGATGCTCGTTGGTGACCACAATCCCCTTGGGATCAAGGACCACGCCGGAACCGATATTCTCCACGAGTTCTTCCACTTCGTCCTCGCCGGAAAAATATCTCCTGAAAAGGGATGGTGATGATTTCTTCTCTTCCGACTCTGTCTTGAGGAGTTCCTCGGTCTTGATATTGACGATCGCCTTGCTCGACATCTCGACAACATCGGCCACCCTGTCGTCCTGCTGGACCTGAAGCTGCCTCTGTCCGAGGGCGGCTCCGGGCACAAGAAGGCAGAAGGCCATGAGGCCGAGGACCGAGAGCGGCCCGTACAGGCTCTTCATCCTCCCTTTCTTCCCGGACAATGGTTTCGCAGGTTCTGTCGTCATAGATGGTACCAGGGACCAGCGCAGGACGCGTCCCTCTCAGGAATGACCCTCCGCGGACCTGCGGCGTTTCTTGATGAGCTTCTTCACCGAATCGAGGATGATGTGTGCGATCTCATCCTTGCTCAGCCGCGGCACCTGTTTGGTGGCCCCGGAACGGTCAATGATCGTCACCTCATTCTCCTCGGAACCAAAACCGATCCCCTGCTGGGCAACGTTGTTGGCAACGATAAGATCCAGGTCCTTCCTCCTGAGCTTGTCGATGGCATGCTCGATGATATTCTCCGTCTCCGCGGCGAACCCCACGACTATTCTGTCGCCTTTCACCCTGCAGACCTCGGCTATGATATCGGGGTTCTTCTCGAGTTCGATCGTCATCAGGTTCGTATCGCCCTTCTTCTTGATCTTCTGGCAATTCTCGTTCCGGCACCTGAAGTCGGCGACCGCGGCGGCCTTGATGACGACCGTGCAGTCCCTGTGGTGCTCCATGACGGCGTCCCTCATCTCGCAAGCCGTAACGACGCGCTCTATCGTGATGTCCTCGCGGGGCGCCGGGATGGGCGTTTCGCCGGTGATGAGGACCACCTCGGCTCCGCGCCTGCGGGCCATCTTCGCGATAGCGTAGCCCATCTTCCCCGACGACCTGTTGGTTATACAGCGAACGGGGTCGATGTATTCCGTCGTCGGTCCCGCTGTCACCAGTATCCGCTCGGAGCGCAGGTCCTTCTCGGTGAAGATATCCTCTATTCTTTCAACGATCTCCTCTATCGCCGGAAGGCGCCCCTTGCCTTCGGTCCCGCAGGCGAGGTCGCCGCTCGCCGGTTCCATGAGCTCGTACCCGGCCTCTTTCAGCTTCATGAGGTTCGCCTGGACCATCTTGCTCGACCACATCTTGGTGTTCATCGAGGGCACGAAAAAGACGGGCACTGTTGTCGCCATGACCATGGTGGTAAGAAAATCGTCCGCTATTCCATTGGCTATCTTGCCGATGATATTTGCCGTCGCCGGTGATATCACGAGAAGATCGGCTATGTCGGAAAGAGCGATATGCCCTATCTTGGAACCCCTGAAGAGTTCGAACATCTCGTGGATGACGGGGTTCCCGGACAGCGTCTGGAAGGTCAGCGGCGTCACGAACTGCATGGCATTCTTCGTCATGACAACGTGCACGTTGGCGCCGCGCCTCGTGAGGAGCCTGATGAGTTCCGCCGTCTTGTATGCCGCGATGCCGCCGGTTATCCCGACGATGATCTCCTTGTTCCGCAACATGCTGAATTGGGTATCCATGATCTTAAATGTTGAGACCCAGTCTCCTTATGAACCTCGTGAAGAGATTCGCCTTGGGCACATAGACGGGAGAAACGATGTTCACCTTGCCGATCACCTGCCCGTTCAGTTTGAGCACCAGTTCTCCAAGCCTCTGCCCTTCCTTTATTTCCCCCTTTATCCGCTCGGGCAGGAGGATCTCCCGCGTGATGGCACCCTTTTTGTCGACTTCCATCGGGTAAAGGAAACTCTTCTCGGTCACTCCTTTCATTTTTCTGTATTTACCGTCGACGAGAAAAACGTCCTGATCGATCACTTCCCCTTTTTTCACAACGTTCATCATTTTATACCGGGCAAAGGCCTTTTGCAACTTTTCCATGGCGAAGCTGTCGCGCACCTTTCCCGAGGGACTTCCCATGACGACCGCAATGAACCTC belongs to Syntrophorhabdus sp. and includes:
- a CDS encoding molybdopterin molybdotransferase MoeA: MISYEKALEMVLDHVSALRPERRAILESAGQVAAQDVLSDIDLPPADIAGPDGYAVRCSDLLTAGRDTPVTLGIIGTARAGRSTKRTVRPGTAIRIMAGSLVPEGADCVVPFEDTDEPGDKNGPNRENPSTVNVFSAAERGTGIRRAGSNVKKGTVAVLRGMALGPAQVSALLSIGQTRVTVIRRPVVTIIATGDELVDPEKQLSPGKTYNSNAAAIASLVGHYGGIARILGVARDNESSVLEKFRKGLDSDAIITSGGISHGDFDLVRLILGRIGRILFSQINMGPGAGAVFALINRPPARAKSGEIPVFALSGSPAGCLINFETLVRPALLKMQGLARLSHPCVEATAANSAVNRKGMPCVRWTYLEERDGKYRAVINAGGNKANLTSIAMANSLTILPEESTIREGDAVRVLPLDWGRYRPGPCA
- a CDS encoding ABC transporter substrate-binding protein, coding for MTYKKRWTAGHTPSLPDLLLGVACSLMVAALTIFLPAGGLQARELIDIFGRKVIVPDHIRRAYATSPPATYMLYAMDPGVLAGLNTPVREWEKRYLRKDMQQLPVLGGWFGQGNVPNIEMVLKVNPEIIIATSLSSFVDARTNKTLRGVPIPAVSVKMERLSDYPQAFTLLGEALGRRGRARELSEYARKTIARMSATVQAIPPRQRVTVYYAEGEDGLSTECHGSMHVELIGLAGGRNVHRCPSKDVYGMEKVSMEQVMLYDPEVILVFEPLFFKTVFSDPRWSQVRAVKERKVYLIPRQPFNWFDRPPSFMRLIGLKWLTNLLHPDLYRVDIIKETRDFFRLFLGIDLSRKEALELIHPPENVSGR
- a CDS encoding pyridoxamine 5'-phosphate oxidase family protein — translated: MKLSEYFENTLGRGVLATADAKGIVDAAVYSRPHFVDEETAVWIMTDRLTHANLQSNPHAAYIFAEAKENAFVGKRLYLTKIREESDPAKIEQFRWRKTYRIPEEQKGEKRFVVYFHIDRTLPLIGDKT
- a CDS encoding deoxyribodipyrimidine photo-lyase, which produces MDVLPQRIECIRDGLPGRGPVAYWMSRDQRTADNWALLFAQETALAHALPLVVVFCLSDSFPGATLRQYGFMLRGLEKVSNRLRELSIPFFLLTGEPADTLPGFIERYGISFLVVDFDPLRIKKQWKKAVVPRTRVPVYEVDAHNIVPCRAASDKREYGAHTIRKKIRRLLPVFLDDMPVLQRHPWDSGLTGSTVDAETLLETVRTDRSVEEVDRVLPGEDEARIVLRSFIEERLDRYESERNDPVRDCQSNLSPYLHFGQISAQRVALEVRDCPASIRAKDAFLEEHIVRRELADNYCHYTPDYDSFDAFPEWAKKTLDDHRTDRRPYLYSLRELEMGHTHDELWNAAQAQMARAGKMHGYLRMYWAKKILEWTASPEEAMSAAVYLNDRYELDGRDPNGYTGIAWSIGAVHDRPWGERNVFGKIRYMSYNGCASKFNVKRYIETVKSGTRG
- a CDS encoding pyridoxamine 5'-phosphate oxidase family protein, with product MAGKISIPSTTRKGAADVTRRLKAFDRKESFAVLATDDRGKPYTSLISFALTPDLRQVIFATPKGTRKFKNLTGTRDVALLIDNRSDQRKGFVETQAITIIGTARSVRRGRGWLEYAGVFLKKHPELEEFLNASTTALVVVDITSCVHVGHFQTVTVADWASKES
- a CDS encoding adenylosuccinate lyase, encoding MIERYTRERMARVWTDENKYRTWLNIEVLICEAYTELGLIPEEDMKNIREKANFEVARVLEIEERTRHDVVAFIENVAEYVGPSSKYIHMGVTSSDILDTSFSCLLNEAADILIEDVVALMEVLKEKAYACKDMPAIGRTHGIHAEPVTFGLKITHFYDEMKRNLERMRTAKERIRHGKISGAVGTYAHVPPSVEEHVCDKLGLKVCPISSQIIPRDYYAEFFTAIALTGSTIERMSMEVRNLQRTEVGEAEEFFRKGQTGSSAMPHKRNPIASENLCGMARLLHGFAVTAMENIPLWHERDISHSSAERVMAPDATIALDYMLERVKNVFKNLLVYPEKMQKNLNITRGLYHSEAILIALIRKGLTRQEAYKVTQGVAMRCYEGGLDFVTELKKDTELAKHLSAKEIEETCTTEHYFRHIETIFKRVYG
- a CDS encoding DUF1844 domain-containing protein, which gives rise to MAELDDIKKKVQDEVGTCEAAEEHLFPELNFSTFILSLSTSAMVCLGELPDPISNEKNTNLPLAKQTITIIEILKEKTRGNLNPDEDRLIDGILYDLHIRYVKAAC
- a CDS encoding PDZ domain-containing protein — translated: MKSLYGPLSVLGLMAFCLLVPGAALGQRQLQVQQDDRVADVVEMSSKAIVNIKTEELLKTESEEKKSSPSLFRRYFSGEDEVEELVENIGSGVVLDPKGIVVTNEHLIARAINIRVKFMNGKEYEAYVLGSDPEYDIALLKIVSDKTDFPHLTIRERKIRVGERAIVIGNPYGLSSSVSLGVVSALGRNLRIDNKVYANLIQTDAAINPGNSGGALLGVDGVPIGIVTAIYGEGKGIGFAIPMDDVMTILSEFTESKLTRPILGLFIGRQKEDKKNYLLVERVIPGSPAAKYGFNVGDRITEINRRVIRESLKIQVAIRSVKSRDTFPVRLTRGGKRYTVTIDTADVEEYSPQPVDQILCGMKVSDISGYPRLKYRLRDRDGAVVVKVFPGSIAMRSGLKKGDVIVRINNNPVKNRKDFDTFMVEGLKRNYILYQVKRDDSLFFAPVKLDTLL
- the coaBC gene encoding bifunctional phosphopantothenoylcysteine decarboxylase/phosphopantothenate--cysteine ligase CoaBC, coding for MLRNKEIIVGITGGIAAYKTAELIRLLTRRGANVHVVMTKNAMQFVTPLTFQTLSGNPVIHEMFELFRGSKIGHIALSDIADLLVISPATANIIGKIANGIADDFLTTMVMATTVPVFFVPSMNTKMWSSKMVQANLMKLKEAGYELMEPASGDLACGTEGKGRLPAIEEIVERIEDIFTEKDLRSERILVTAGPTTEYIDPVRCITNRSSGKMGYAIAKMARRRGAEVVLITGETPIPAPREDITIERVVTACEMRDAVMEHHRDCTVVIKAAAVADFRCRNENCQKIKKKGDTNLMTIELEKNPDIIAEVCRVKGDRIVVGFAAETENIIEHAIDKLRRKDLDLIVANNVAQQGIGFGSEENEVTIIDRSGATKQVPRLSKDEIAHIILDSVKKLIKKRRRSAEGHS